A DNA window from Schistocerca gregaria isolate iqSchGreg1 chromosome 2, iqSchGreg1.2, whole genome shotgun sequence contains the following coding sequences:
- the LOC126336492 gene encoding carbonic anhydrase 2-like, with amino-acid sequence MKCVTSVIVFAVLYCAWSGASESDDGSCSSYGYGKEQEKQWGECSPSCNGEKQSPIDVESKNAITEDLPNVNGPFYQDSSIPFHFSLSNDNYTVTVKLLDADYLYLEGGPLHSRYFLHNLQFCWGSDDSKGSDHSFDGVKYPLEAQWALFSEKYSSYEEASKYPGGVLRISQLYPLQDEDNPSLAPIVRALPKVVNPGQSTEPDEELTYDEIFSGYPVDDYYYYNGSFITPPCTETVMWLVFPPLNGVSESQLKEFRTLKSTNGRLVNNFRTTQPLNGRKVIRSNKSSSCLGECETRSKSERRRPGTRHQATKSGRHSKHGASKHHGAARH; translated from the exons GATCCTGTTCAAGTTACGGGTACGGGAAAGAGC AGGAAAAACAGTGGGGAGAGTGCTCGCCATCTTGTAATGGCGAGAAGCAGAGCCCCATAGACGTAGAGTCCAAAAACGCCATTACGGAAGACCTGCCCAATGTCAACGGGCCCTTCTACCAAGACAGCAGCATTCCGTTCCACTTCAGCCTCAGCAACGACAACTACACAG TGACGGTGAAGCTGTTGGACGCCGACTACCTGTACCTGGAAGGCGGTCCCCTACACTCTCGCTACTTCCTGCACAACTTGCAGTTCTGCTGGGGATCAGACGACTCCAAGGGCAGCGACCACAGCTTCGACGGTGTGAA GTATCCATTGGAAGCTCAGTGGGCATTGTTCTCTGAGAAATACTCAAGCTACGAGGAAGCGTCGAAGTACCCAGGCGGGGTCTTGAGGATTTCCCAGCTGTACCCT CTACAAGATGAAGACAACCCGTCGCTGGCTCCAATCGTGCGAGCCCTGCCCAAAGTTGTGAATCCTGGACAGAGCACAGAGCCGGACGAGGAACTCACCTACGACGAGATCTTCTCCGGCTACCCCGTCGACGACTACTACTATTACAACGGCAGCTTCATCACGCCGCCCTGCACAGAGACCGTCATGTGGTTGGTCTTTCCCCCTCTGAATGGCGTCTCCGAATCGCAG TTGAAGGAGTTCCGGACTCTCAAGTCGACGAACGGTCGCTTGGTGAACAACTTCCGCACCACGCAACCGCTCAACGGTCGCAAGGTGATCCGGAGCAACAAAAGTTCCTCGTGCCTCGGAGAGTGCGAGACGCGCAGCAAGTCAGAGCGGCGTCGCCCCGGCACGCGTCACCAGGCAACAAAGTCTGGTCGCCATAGCAAGCACGGCGCCTCCAAACATCACGGCGCAGCCCGTCACTGA